The following proteins are co-located in the Flavobacterium sp. CECT 9288 genome:
- a CDS encoding PorT family protein, with translation MKCNLKNIIGVTAFLISQGIAAQVYVGIQSGIGNIQSDITGIQTGNRLGGALKIGYIYSLNSHFGIGTGLEFSQYKQEVSFSRPTATLSNFEVDASTSAFVYNMTTNNYREKQTLQAVQIPLFVQYKKNINTGVDFNFRAGAKYFLPVNYEINTTADYVNGTAYYPDVNLTIFDLPEYGFGQQNNYSASGEYKTKGVIMSSFELGFTFDMGKKSSLYAAMFLENGYGTILDQNKNESYIGYSPTSTADRKANGLYSTDKDTEIKPVAFGVTLGWNFK, from the coding sequence ATGAAATGCAATCTTAAAAACATAATTGGAGTTACAGCTTTCTTAATCTCACAAGGTATAGCTGCACAAGTTTATGTAGGAATACAGTCTGGAATAGGAAATATCCAGAGTGATATAACTGGTATACAAACAGGTAATCGTCTTGGTGGAGCTTTAAAGATAGGTTATATTTATTCTTTAAATAGTCATTTTGGAATTGGTACCGGGTTAGAGTTCTCGCAATACAAGCAAGAAGTTTCTTTTTCTAGGCCTACTGCTACACTTTCAAATTTTGAAGTTGATGCTTCCACTTCGGCATTTGTATATAACATGACTACAAACAATTATAGAGAAAAACAAACTTTACAGGCTGTGCAAATTCCTCTTTTTGTGCAATATAAAAAAAACATAAATACTGGTGTTGACTTTAATTTTAGAGCTGGTGCTAAATATTTTTTACCTGTAAACTATGAAATTAATACAACTGCCGATTATGTAAATGGTACTGCTTATTATCCTGATGTCAACCTTACTATTTTTGATTTACCCGAATATGGTTTTGGTCAACAAAATAATTATTCCGCATCAGGAGAGTACAAAACTAAAGGAGTTATAATGAGTTCTTTTGAGTTAGGATTTACATTTGATATGGGAAAAAAGAGTTCTTTATATGCTGCCATGTTTTTGGAAAATGGATATGGTACAATCTTAGACCAAAACAAGAATGAATCCTATATTGGTTACAGCCCAACGTCTACAGCTGATAGGAAAGCTAATGGCTTATACAGTACTGATAAAGATACTGAAATTAAACCGGTAGCTTTTGGTGTAACGCTAGGATGGAATTTTAAATAA
- a CDS encoding MBG domain-containing protein, whose product MKKLYLFLGILLSFTTTTLVAHTHTPTYFTPKKGKLGNVAALKGSNFNTTAAKTTWAASRATEAALPAAPTAISPQVYTGMATIANLTATGTNLKWYTASTDGTPLSTTTSLVDGTTYYVSQTASGLESIRTAVLVRKISEATLAICGSATVANLVSTPTTGATTKWFTSTSSGTALANPDAITTGTYYVEQSKYVPTTISKLTEGSGSLSSIAIEADGKILIAEGILSGIVQRMDADGKNSEIVASIPNASSVAVQADGKLLVADATTSLKRMDADGKNLVSFGTGLTFTTNILVQPNGKILVIDDYEVKRMDADGTNLVTIADSFNLPYDLALQADGKIVVADTFNGLVKRMNADGSNIVTLGTGMIFPTAVEVMTDGKILVTDDDKVKLIDVDGTTTETLYTDADGGLISIAVTANDKILVANNNNFNKFEINELVVGTTETSNRVAVNVTVNTNPTAPAASAQSVCATATVADLVATGTGTINWYTAATGGTALAPTTTLVAGNYFASQTIGTCESTTRTSITVTVSAAISTATAVQTNVSCNGGSNGSASVTPSGGAGGYTYSWSPSGGTAATATGLSAGIYTVTVTDANGCTATRNFTITQPTAISTATAVQTNVSCNGGSNGSASVTPSGGAGGYTYSWSPSGGTAATATGLSAGIYTVTVTDANGCTTTQGFTITQPTALVATAAAQTNVSCNGGANASATVSVSGGTSGYTYSWAPSGGTAATATGLASGTYTVTVTDANGCTTTQNFTITQPTVLLATAAAQTNVSCNGGSNGSATVGVSGGTSSYTYAWAPSGGTAATASGLRAGTYTVTVTDANGCTATQNFTITQPTAINFTTTVLSGYDYNTGYSETIVTSGGTGSKTYAVTAGSLPSGFSLSIAGQITGTSTQITDSNFTVTATDATSCTATYNYILKLDQIPITVTATPSQTKVYGEIDPILTYTVSPSLLSGDSFTGSLTRVSGENIGNYAINQGSLSAGSKYLITYAGANFTITAKPITVTANASQTKVYGTTDPVFAYTVSPSLVSGDSFTGALTRTVGENVGTYTIAQGTLSAGGNYTITYNGSNFTITKADQVITWNQTLGFGCNGATSIVLTAASNSGLAVNYASSNSNIASVSNNSLLFQNYGSTTITASQPGNMNYNAAPTVVLPVVTSQPNLIRKQFENIIFFDNSSKNFKSYSWYKNGVLVPGQTSQSFKENGSLNGTYHAVATKLDGTLITSCPLTLSPTIVEEYMRIVPNPVRSNTNFQLMTNISASRIQNARVEIFNLTGNLLTTVNTSQSNIDMIAPIVEGIYIIKITLANGTYFTKNLLVRK is encoded by the coding sequence ATGAAAAAACTCTACCTTTTTCTAGGCATTTTATTATCCTTTACTACGACCACCCTAGTGGCTCACACTCACACCCCTACCTATTTTACACCAAAAAAAGGCAAACTAGGTAATGTGGCAGCCTTGAAAGGCTCCAATTTTAACACCACAGCAGCAAAAACAACATGGGCAGCTTCACGAGCAACAGAAGCTGCCCTACCTGCTGCCCCTACAGCCATATCACCACAAGTGTATACTGGTATGGCCACTATTGCCAATTTAACCGCAACAGGAACGAATTTAAAATGGTACACAGCCTCAACTGATGGAACGCCTCTGTCAACTACTACTTCATTAGTAGATGGTACAACATATTATGTAAGCCAAACGGCAAGTGGCTTGGAAAGTATCAGAACCGCGGTTCTAGTTCGAAAAATTAGTGAAGCAACACTGGCTATATGTGGCTCAGCAACCGTAGCTAATTTGGTGAGCACACCAACAACTGGCGCAACAACAAAATGGTTTACCTCCACTAGTAGTGGTACAGCATTAGCCAATCCCGACGCAATAACAACTGGCACTTATTACGTGGAACAAAGTAAATATGTACCTACCACGATTTCAAAGCTGACAGAAGGTTCAGGATCTTTGTCATCGATAGCTATAGAAGCTGATGGCAAAATTTTAATTGCTGAAGGAATACTAAGTGGTATTGTGCAACGTATGGATGCCGATGGAAAAAATAGTGAGATAGTAGCCTCTATTCCAAATGCGAGTTCGGTTGCAGTTCAAGCCGATGGGAAACTTTTGGTGGCTGATGCTACTACGAGTCTTAAACGAATGGATGCAGATGGGAAAAACCTTGTTTCTTTTGGAACTGGACTAACATTTACAACCAATATATTAGTTCAACCAAATGGAAAAATTCTGGTTATTGATGATTATGAGGTAAAACGAATGGATGCCGACGGAACAAATCTTGTTACTATTGCTGATAGCTTTAATCTACCGTATGATTTAGCACTACAAGCCGATGGCAAAATTGTGGTAGCAGATACTTTTAATGGATTGGTTAAGCGAATGAATGCTGATGGATCGAACATTGTTACACTTGGCACCGGAATGATCTTTCCAACGGCAGTTGAAGTGATGACTGATGGTAAGATTCTTGTAACAGATGATGACAAAGTAAAACTAATAGACGTTGATGGCACAACCACCGAAACTTTATATACAGATGCAGATGGCGGATTAATAAGTATTGCTGTAACAGCCAATGATAAAATTTTAGTAGCCAATAATAATAATTTTAATAAATTCGAGATAAACGAGCTAGTTGTCGGTACTACTGAAACCTCTAATAGAGTGGCTGTCAATGTAACCGTAAACACAAACCCAACAGCGCCAGCTGCTTCAGCGCAATCAGTTTGTGCTACTGCCACGGTAGCTGACTTAGTAGCTACAGGAACAGGAACCATCAATTGGTATACGGCTGCAACTGGTGGTACAGCATTGGCTCCCACTACCACTTTAGTAGCTGGTAACTACTTTGCTTCGCAAACTATAGGAACTTGCGAAAGTACAACAAGGACAAGTATTACAGTAACGGTTTCAGCAGCTATCAGTACGGCAACTGCTGTGCAAACAAATGTATCCTGTAATGGAGGATCTAATGGTTCTGCTTCCGTGACTCCTTCGGGAGGTGCCGGTGGATATACTTATTCTTGGTCGCCTTCGGGTGGAACAGCTGCTACAGCAACTGGATTAAGCGCTGGAATATATACCGTAACGGTAACCGATGCTAATGGTTGTACAGCTACTAGAAACTTTACAATTACACAACCAACAGCTATCAGTACGGCAACTGCTGTGCAAACAAATGTATCCTGTAATGGAGGATCTAATGGTTCTGCTTCCGTGACTCCTTCGGGAGGTGCTGGTGGATATACTTATTCTTGGTCGCCTTCGGGTGGAACAGCTGCTACAGCAACTGGATTAAGCGCTGGAATATATACCGTAACGGTAACCGATGCCAATGGTTGTACAACTACTCAAGGTTTTACCATTACACAACCAACTGCTCTTGTAGCAACTGCTGCTGCGCAAACGAACGTTTCTTGCAATGGAGGTGCTAACGCATCTGCTACGGTAAGCGTTTCAGGAGGAACAAGTGGCTATACTTACTCATGGGCTCCATCAGGAGGAACAGCAGCGACTGCGACTGGACTTGCATCTGGAACTTATACTGTGACAGTAACAGATGCTAATGGTTGTACAACTACTCAAAATTTTACTATTACACAACCAACGGTTCTTTTAGCAACTGCTGCTGCGCAAACAAACGTTTCTTGCAATGGAGGTTCTAACGGATCTGCTACTGTAGGCGTTTCTGGAGGAACAAGTAGCTATACGTATGCATGGGCTCCATCTGGTGGAACTGCAGCTACTGCATCAGGTTTGAGAGCGGGAACGTATACTGTAACTGTTACCGATGCCAACGGTTGCACTGCTACTCAAAACTTTACAATCACGCAGCCAACGGCAATTAATTTTACAACAACAGTTTTGTCTGGTTATGATTATAATACTGGATATAGTGAAACTATAGTAACTTCAGGAGGAACAGGATCTAAAACGTATGCAGTTACAGCAGGAAGTTTACCTTCTGGTTTTTCACTATCAATAGCCGGACAGATAACAGGTACTTCAACTCAAATTACTGATAGTAATTTTACGGTTACCGCTACTGATGCTACTAGTTGTACTGCTACCTATAATTATATACTGAAATTAGATCAAATCCCAATTACCGTAACTGCGACACCTTCTCAAACTAAAGTATATGGGGAAATTGATCCTATTTTAACTTATACTGTATCACCAAGCTTGCTTTCTGGAGATTCATTTACCGGGTCTTTAACAAGAGTTAGTGGTGAAAATATTGGTAATTATGCTATCAATCAAGGTTCTCTTTCAGCTGGGTCTAAATATTTAATTACTTATGCTGGTGCTAACTTTACTATTACCGCAAAACCAATTACAGTTACAGCAAATGCTTCACAAACCAAAGTATATGGTACAACAGATCCTGTTTTTGCTTATACCGTTTCTCCGAGTTTAGTAAGTGGAGATTCTTTCACTGGAGCGTTAACAAGAACTGTTGGAGAGAATGTGGGAACGTACACCATTGCACAAGGTACCTTAAGCGCCGGTGGAAATTACACCATTACGTATAACGGTTCTAATTTCACTATTACGAAAGCAGATCAGGTAATTACATGGAATCAGACTTTAGGATTTGGTTGTAATGGAGCAACTAGTATTGTTTTAACTGCTGCTTCAAATAGTGGTTTAGCAGTAAATTATGCTTCTTCTAACTCGAACATTGCTTCTGTTTCAAATAATTCATTACTTTTCCAAAATTATGGGTCTACAACCATAACAGCCTCGCAACCAGGAAACATGAATTACAACGCAGCTCCAACTGTAGTTTTACCAGTAGTAACTAGTCAGCCTAACCTGATTAGAAAACAATTTGAAAATATTATATTCTTTGACAATAGTTCTAAGAATTTCAAATCGTACAGCTGGTATAAAAATGGGGTTTTAGTTCCAGGACAAACTTCACAATCTTTCAAAGAAAATGGTTCATTGAATGGAACATATCATGCCGTAGCAACAAAATTAGACGGAACATTAATTACAAGCTGTCCGTTGACTCTCTCTCCAACAATAGTAGAAGAGTATATGAGAATTGTACCTAACCCTGTTAGAAGCAATACGAATTTCCAATTAATGACTAATATTAGTGCAAGCAGAATACAGAATGCACGTGTTGAGATTTTTAACTTAACAGGAAACTTGCTAACTACTGTAAATACAAGTCAAAGCAATATTGACATGATAGCTCCGATTGTTGAGGGAATTTATATTATAAAAATAACCTTAGCAAATGGTACCTATTTTACTAAAAACCTTTTAGTAAGAAAATAA
- a CDS encoding PorT family protein, producing MKCNLKNIIGVTAFLISQGIAAQVYVGIQSGIGNIQSDITGIQTGNRLGGALKIGYIYSLNSHFGIGTGLEFSQYKQEVSFSRPTATLSNFEVDASTSAFVYNMTTNNYREKQTLQAVQIPLFVQYKKNINIGVDFNFRAGAKYFLPVNYEINATADYVNGTAYYPDVNLTIFDLPEYGFGQQNNYSASGEYKTKGVIMSSFELGFTFDMGKKSSLYAAMFLENGYGTILDQNKNESYIGYSPTSTADRKANGLYSTDKDAEIKPVAFGVTLGWNFK from the coding sequence ATGAAATGCAATCTTAAAAACATAATTGGAGTTACAGCTTTCTTAATCTCACAAGGTATAGCTGCACAAGTTTATGTAGGAATACAGTCTGGAATAGGAAATATCCAGAGTGATATAACTGGTATACAAACAGGTAATCGTCTTGGTGGAGCTTTAAAGATAGGTTATATTTATTCTTTAAATAGTCATTTTGGAATTGGTACCGGGTTAGAGTTCTCGCAATACAAGCAAGAAGTTTCTTTTTCTAGGCCTACTGCTACACTTTCAAATTTTGAAGTTGATGCTTCCACTTCGGCATTTGTATATAACATGACTACAAACAATTATAGAGAAAAACAAACTTTACAGGCTGTGCAAATTCCTCTTTTTGTGCAATATAAAAAAAACATAAATATTGGTGTTGACTTTAATTTTAGAGCTGGTGCTAAATATTTTTTACCTGTAAACTATGAAATTAATGCAACTGCCGATTATGTAAATGGTACTGCTTATTATCCTGATGTCAACCTTACTATTTTTGATTTACCCGAATATGGTTTTGGTCAACAAAATAATTATTCCGCATCAGGAGAGTACAAAACTAAAGGAGTTATAATGAGTTCTTTTGAGTTAGGATTTACATTTGATATGGGAAAAAAGAGTTCTTTATATGCTGCCATGTTTTTGGAAAATGGATATGGTACAATCTTAGACCAAAACAAGAATGAATCCTATATTGGTTACAGCCCAACGTCTACAGCTGATAGGAAAGCTAATGGCTTATACAGTACTGATAAAGATGCTGAAATTAAACCGGTAGCTTTTGGTGTAACGCTAGGATGGAATTTTAAATAA
- a CDS encoding T9SS-dependent choice-of-anchor J family protein translates to MKHNYTWNHIMVLFIFFMGFTLNLEAQVTQPTPQELPFTQNFSTLDATSTTYPAGFQGWKASVLPTSSFVTTGTLVGDTPLTASSTAGTTSGNVHNYNGKIGFLNSGSLDLTIALALKTTGKTGIFVEYDAMVIRNPYNGTNNTRINDLVMQYRVGTTDTFVTLSSTLYSSTTTPQTSGTTEQNLQKIRVQLPVDCEDKDVVQIRWISRQASGTGARPSFAIDNIRVINDVIAPVYATGFPKISDILSTGFDFITKINEPGKTFYVVLPVGSAAPSIEQIKAGTDATNTIAFKAGLLTVIDPEVEYTQSITGLSIGTSYNLYAISEDGSGNTQVSSTVLPITTSSVAVPSIKPTVSNLNFGFVEQNTISTPLQYEIQAENLTNDITVTATGNYVISKTETGTYANSLNYAVNEFTNAALAKVFVKFTPTAIGTATGTITHQTTGGTNKTVTLTGKGINPYFQDFNDPNVLTNSGWTEYSVAGNNLKWTSTNTRFNSSPAAVQMNGYTENGASKDWLISPVLRLNAFDKFPLLSFYARKFFSGTPLKLLVSTNYDGKSNPETATWTVIEGDFPTTTGTFKQSQFINLEAYKTNTTYVAWVYESATSGGTDSAEWTIDDVRISNEATFIASNPNLNFGEISPNTTSASQSFIFMAGGFGNITINAPANYELSTDNSVFTTSLLVTAADAVIGKLVYARFVPTSKELSISGPLKITGTGLNQEIGSFKGSSLPKTETFDIVTYNLEFFGTDVKDTSGSEFGPTNDVLQIDNVAKVMNTMNADVYAVQEVSDDAALETLIQKISVNGKTFAKSVSPAWSRSFQAPDPNFPPQKLVLLYNTQTTTVKKSRVMFSKLYDEVRAGTKTLPNYPSTGDSFYSSGRLPYMVEIETNINGITKDLTIINLHARANSGSDIARYNMRKYDVELLKDSLDVNYPNANIILLGDYNDDVDQSVIAGNPSSYQKLVEDTARYNTLTLDISKAGAFSYLSSGGFLDHILVSNELTDEYVTNSTVVYDPRNDVPNYVTTTSDHGPVIARFELKADPVLSVNDVLPTNKTIVKMYPNPVSDILNVSLDSFENENVKLQFYDVLGRAIGMPIELSPKSNRDNSSIDVSQLPAGIYIYSLSVGNKIIQTDKIIKK, encoded by the coding sequence ATGAAACACAATTACACATGGAACCATATTATGGTTTTATTTATTTTTTTTATGGGCTTCACGCTAAATCTTGAAGCACAAGTAACCCAACCTACACCTCAAGAATTACCTTTTACTCAAAACTTCTCTACACTTGATGCCACATCAACTACCTATCCAGCCGGATTTCAAGGGTGGAAAGCAAGTGTTTTACCGACAAGCAGTTTCGTTACGACGGGAACGTTGGTAGGTGATACTCCTTTAACAGCAAGTAGTACTGCAGGAACAACTTCTGGCAACGTACATAACTACAATGGAAAAATTGGTTTTTTGAACTCAGGATCACTAGATTTAACAATAGCTCTAGCTTTAAAAACAACTGGAAAAACAGGGATTTTTGTAGAGTATGATGCCATGGTCATTCGTAATCCTTATAATGGAACCAACAATACCCGCATAAATGACCTTGTAATGCAATACAGAGTAGGCACTACAGATACTTTTGTTACCCTTTCATCAACATTGTATTCTAGTACCACTACTCCACAAACCTCAGGAACTACAGAACAAAATCTACAAAAAATAAGAGTACAACTTCCAGTAGATTGCGAAGATAAAGACGTAGTACAAATAAGATGGATATCAAGACAAGCATCGGGCACGGGCGCAAGACCCTCATTTGCAATAGACAATATTAGGGTGATAAATGATGTAATTGCACCAGTATACGCTACTGGATTCCCAAAAATAAGTGATATCCTCTCAACAGGTTTTGATTTTATAACTAAAATCAATGAACCTGGAAAAACTTTTTATGTCGTGCTACCTGTTGGTAGTGCTGCACCCAGCATTGAGCAAATAAAGGCAGGAACAGATGCTACCAACACCATTGCTTTTAAAGCTGGATTACTAACCGTTATTGACCCAGAGGTTGAGTATACACAAAGTATAACAGGTTTGTCTATTGGTACATCGTATAATTTATATGCCATTTCAGAAGATGGATCTGGTAATACACAAGTATCAAGTACGGTATTGCCTATTACTACATCATCAGTGGCTGTACCTTCTATTAAGCCAACAGTATCAAATTTAAACTTTGGTTTCGTTGAACAAAATACAATCAGCACTCCACTACAGTATGAAATTCAAGCTGAAAATTTAACCAATGATATCACAGTAACAGCAACGGGTAATTACGTTATATCTAAAACAGAAACTGGTACTTATGCAAACAGTTTAAATTATGCTGTTAATGAATTTACTAATGCAGCTTTAGCAAAAGTCTTTGTGAAATTCACACCAACAGCTATAGGAACGGCAACAGGAACTATTACCCACCAAACAACTGGTGGAACGAATAAAACTGTTACTCTTACAGGTAAAGGAATAAATCCATATTTCCAAGATTTTAATGATCCAAATGTACTTACTAATAGTGGCTGGACAGAATACAGTGTTGCTGGAAATAACTTAAAATGGACTAGTACAAATACACGCTTTAATAGTTCTCCTGCTGCCGTTCAAATGAATGGATATACAGAAAACGGAGCTAGTAAAGACTGGTTGATTTCTCCTGTATTGCGATTAAATGCTTTTGATAAATTTCCATTGCTATCTTTTTACGCTCGAAAATTTTTCTCAGGAACGCCTCTTAAATTGTTGGTTTCTACAAACTATGATGGAAAAAGCAATCCCGAAACAGCAACTTGGACTGTCATCGAAGGAGATTTTCCAACCACAACAGGAACATTCAAACAATCACAGTTTATCAACCTTGAGGCCTATAAAACAAATACAACTTATGTGGCTTGGGTATATGAATCAGCTACATCTGGTGGAACTGATAGTGCCGAGTGGACTATTGATGATGTGAGAATATCAAATGAAGCTACTTTTATTGCCTCAAACCCTAACTTAAACTTTGGAGAAATTAGTCCTAATACCACTTCTGCTAGTCAATCGTTTATATTCATGGCAGGTGGTTTTGGAAACATAACTATTAATGCTCCAGCAAACTATGAATTATCAACAGATAATAGTGTTTTCACCACTAGCCTACTTGTAACTGCTGCTGATGCTGTGATAGGTAAATTAGTCTATGCGCGTTTCGTACCAACTTCAAAGGAATTGAGTATCTCTGGCCCATTAAAAATTACAGGAACTGGACTAAATCAAGAAATTGGTTCTTTCAAAGGGTCTTCATTACCAAAAACTGAAACTTTTGACATTGTAACCTATAATTTAGAATTTTTTGGAACTGATGTTAAAGACACTAGCGGAAGTGAATTCGGTCCAACAAATGATGTACTTCAAATAGATAATGTTGCAAAAGTAATGAATACAATGAACGCCGATGTGTATGCAGTTCAAGAGGTGTCAGATGATGCCGCATTAGAAACTTTGATCCAAAAAATAAGTGTGAATGGAAAAACATTTGCAAAATCAGTTTCTCCTGCTTGGTCTCGCTCCTTTCAAGCACCAGATCCTAACTTTCCTCCACAAAAACTGGTACTACTATATAATACACAAACTACAACCGTAAAGAAATCTCGTGTCATGTTTAGTAAACTTTACGATGAAGTACGCGCAGGAACTAAAACGTTACCTAACTATCCAAGTACAGGTGACAGCTTTTATTCTTCAGGTCGTTTGCCGTATATGGTTGAAATAGAGACAAACATTAACGGAATCACAAAAGACCTTACCATTATTAATCTTCACGCTCGTGCAAATAGCGGTAGTGATATTGCTAGATACAACATGCGTAAGTATGATGTTGAATTGTTAAAAGACAGTCTTGATGTGAATTATCCTAATGCAAATATTATTCTTCTTGGCGATTACAATGATGATGTAGACCAATCTGTAATTGCAGGAAATCCATCTTCTTATCAAAAATTAGTAGAAGACACAGCAAGATATAATACACTAACATTAGACATTAGTAAAGCTGGTGCATTTAGTTATTTGTCATCTGGAGGATTTTTAGATCATATTTTAGTATCTAATGAACTTACTGATGAGTATGTTACAAATTCTACCGTAGTATATGATCCTAGAAATGATGTTCCAAATTATGTTACTACAACCTCAGATCACGGTCCAGTTATAGCTCGTTTTGAACTAAAAGCTGATCCTGTGTTGAGTGTAAATGATGTTTTACCAACGAATAAAACAATCGTGAAAATGTATCCAAACCCAGTATCTGATATATTAAACGTTTCATTAGATTCATTTGAAAATGAAAACGTGAAACTTCAATTTTATGATGTTTTAGGAAGAGCCATTGGAATGCCAATCGAATTGAGTCCAAAATCAAACAGAGACAATTCCTCTATTGATGTATCTCAATTACCCGCAGGCATTTACATATACTCACTTTCCGTTGGAAATAAAATTATTCAAACTGATAAAATCATAAAAAAATAA
- the rmuC gene encoding DNA recombination protein RmuC — translation MSTLLPFLIIFLVALGLGIFLGKLIYSARFQSEKIGLEEKLIAYTSQFNQLKEQVQVDKATFEKQLESATIAKEAIRNEKDSLAIQLSKKEVDFENLWERNKEQKEEVEKLQEKFTKEFENLANKILDEKSNKFTEQNKENMKNILSPLQDKIQLFEKKVEDTHKESIDYHAALRQQILGLREMNIQMSKETINLTKALKGDSKMQGNWGELVLERVLEKSGLEKGREYEVQQAFTTEDGNRVFPDVVINLPDGKKMIVDSKVSLTAYEKYINEEDDVAKTGFLREHVNSIKRHVEQLGNKNYHDLYQMESPDFVLLFIPIEPAFAMALNEDTTLYNKAFEKNIVIVTPATLLATLRTIDSMWTNQKQQENALEIARQAGALYDKFEGFVADLIKIGKKIDETKTEYSGAMNKLVDGKGNLIVSVEKLKKMGAKAKKALPESIINRAEKDDNQLLN, via the coding sequence ATGTCAACTTTACTTCCTTTTTTAATTATTTTTTTGGTTGCATTAGGTCTCGGAATTTTTCTGGGAAAACTCATTTATTCTGCTCGATTTCAGTCTGAAAAAATTGGATTAGAAGAAAAACTAATTGCATACACCAGCCAATTCAATCAACTTAAGGAGCAAGTTCAAGTAGACAAAGCAACTTTTGAAAAACAACTGGAGAGCGCCACAATTGCGAAAGAAGCAATTCGGAATGAAAAAGACAGTTTAGCGATTCAACTTTCAAAAAAAGAAGTAGATTTTGAAAATCTTTGGGAACGAAATAAAGAACAAAAGGAAGAGGTAGAAAAACTACAAGAAAAATTCACCAAGGAATTTGAAAATCTTGCCAATAAAATATTAGACGAAAAATCGAATAAATTTACGGAGCAGAACAAAGAAAACATGAAAAACATATTGTCTCCACTGCAAGATAAAATTCAGTTATTCGAAAAGAAAGTAGAAGATACACATAAAGAAAGTATTGATTATCATGCCGCTTTACGCCAACAAATTCTGGGCTTACGCGAGATGAATATTCAAATGAGCAAAGAAACAATTAACCTTACCAAAGCATTAAAAGGCGATAGCAAAATGCAAGGAAATTGGGGCGAATTAGTTTTAGAACGTGTACTAGAAAAGTCAGGCTTAGAGAAAGGTCGTGAGTATGAAGTACAACAAGCTTTTACAACCGAAGATGGAAACCGCGTTTTTCCTGACGTTGTTATTAATTTGCCGGATGGTAAAAAAATGATTGTCGACTCTAAAGTGTCCCTTACGGCTTACGAAAAATATATTAATGAAGAGGATGATGTAGCAAAAACTGGATTTTTACGCGAGCATGTCAATTCAATTAAACGTCATGTGGAGCAACTAGGAAACAAAAATTATCATGACCTATACCAAATGGAAAGTCCTGATTTTGTTCTACTTTTTATTCCGATAGAACCTGCCTTTGCTATGGCACTTAATGAGGACACCACACTGTACAACAAAGCATTCGAAAAAAACATAGTCATTGTCACTCCTGCCACTCTATTAGCTACTTTGAGAACGATAGACAGTATGTGGACCAATCAAAAGCAACAAGAAAATGCACTAGAAATTGCGAGACAAGCTGGTGCACTTTATGATAAATTTGAAGGATTTGTTGCCGATTTAATAAAAATTGGTAAAAAAATAGACGAAACTAAAACAGAATATTCAGGTGCCATGAACAAACTAGTTGATGGAAAAGGCAACTTAATTGTAAGTGTCGAAAAATTAAAAAAAATGGGAGCCAAAGCAAAAAAAGCACTTCCAGAAAGCATAATAAACAGAGCCGAAAAAGACGATAATCAATTACTAAACTAA
- a CDS encoding 6-phosphogluconate dehydrogenase → MRKFLMITLAVILLGLVSYFTFLYTATYSEGVRSGELIKVSNKGVVFKTWEGEISQGISGAQIFTFSVLDSNDKVITDLQEFEGQYVQVNYVERYRTFPWWGDTRYFITDVKKVNSPFKIK, encoded by the coding sequence ATGAGAAAATTTTTAATGATAACTTTAGCGGTTATACTACTAGGTCTTGTATCCTATTTTACTTTTTTATACACTGCAACATATAGTGAAGGTGTGCGATCTGGTGAATTAATTAAAGTTAGTAATAAAGGAGTGGTTTTTAAAACTTGGGAAGGAGAAATCAGTCAAGGTATTTCTGGAGCGCAAATTTTCACCTTTTCTGTATTAGATAGCAATGACAAGGTTATAACTGACTTACAAGAGTTTGAAGGACAATACGTTCAAGTAAATTATGTAGAACGTTACCGTACTTTTCCGTGGTGGGGAGACACACGCTATTTTATAACTGATGTCAAAAAAGTAAACTCACCGTTCAAGATTAAATAA